From a region of the Tursiops truncatus isolate mTurTru1 chromosome 2, mTurTru1.mat.Y, whole genome shotgun sequence genome:
- the BMI1 gene encoding polycomb complex protein BMI-1 → MHRTTRIKITELNPHLMCVLCGGYFIDATTIIECLHSFCKTCIVRYLETSKYCPICDVQVHKTRPLLNIRSDKTLQDIVYKLVPGLFKNEMKRRRDFYAAHPSADAANGSNEDRGEVADEDKRIITDDEIISLSIEFFDQNRLDRKVNKDKEKSKEEVNDKRYLRCPAAMTVMHLRKFLRSKMDIPNTFQIDVMYEEEPLKDYYTLMDIAYIYTWRRNGPLPLKYRVRPTCKRMKISHQRDGLTNAGELESDSGSDKANSPAGGIPSTSSCLPSPGTPVQSPHPQFPHISSTMNGTSSSPSGNHQSSFANRPRKSSVNGSSATSSG, encoded by the exons ATGCATCGAACAACCAGAATCAAGATCACTGAGCTAAATCCCCACCTAATGTGTGTGCTTTGTGGAGGGTACTTCATTGATGCCACAACCATAATAGAATGTCTACATTCCT tcTGTAAAACGTGTATTGTGCGTTACCTGGAGACCAGCAAGTATTGTCCTATCTGTGATGTCCAAGTTCACAAGACCAGACCACTACTGAATATAAg gtcaGATAAAACTCTTCAAGATATTGTATACAAATTAGTTCCAGGGCTTTTCAAAA aTGAAATGAAGAGAAGAAGGGATTTTTATGCAGCTCATCCTTCAGCTGATG cTGCCAATGGCTCTAATGAAGATAGAGGAGAAGTTGCAGATGAAGATAAGAGAATTATAACTGATGATGAAATAATAAGTTTATCCATTGAATTCTTTGACCAGAACAG ATTGGATCGGAAAGTAAATAAAGACAAGGAGAAATCTAAGGAGGAG GTGAATGATAAAAGGTATTTACGATGCCCAGCAGCAATGACTGTGATGCACCTAAGAAAGTTTCTCAGAAGTAAAATGGACATACCTAATACTTTCCAG ATTGATGTCATGTATGAAGAGGAACCTTTAAAGGATTACTATACACTAATGGACATTGCCTACATTTATACCTGGAGAAGG AATGGTCCGCTTCCTTTGAAATACAGAGTTCGacctacttgtaaaagaatgaagatcAGTCATCAGAGAGATGGACTGACAAACGCTGGAGAACTGGAAAGTGACTCTGGGAGTGACAAGGCCAACAGCCCAGCAGGAGGTATTCCCTCCACCTCTTCTTGTTTGCCCAGCCCCGGCACTCCAGTCCAGTCTCctcatcctcagtttcctcacatttCCAGCACTATGAATGGAACCAGCAGCAGCCCCAGCGGTAACCACCAATCTTCTTTTGCCAATAGACCTCGAAAATCGTCAGTAAATGGGTCGTCAGCAACTTCATCTGGTTGA